The genomic region AACATAATATTTGCAGACCTTTATTGAAAGACCTAGCCCTCTGACCCTTGTCACTGGCAGTGATATCAGTCAAGCTAGTCATATAACTGCTCCCTTTTTCTGACTTTCTGGACCCTGATAAAACCTTTCCCTGTACTAAAAACAATATTTGCTGTTTCTCCTCTGAAAGTGCGTTTTAGAATAAAACTAGTCTGTTCTACCACTAAATACTTCAATACTTGAAGatgcatttatatatatatttatatattatacagtagATGCAGAACTCTTGATGGATGTTGTGTTGGCTCTATGATCTCAGCTGGTTTACCTTGGAGCAGAAAGTGGACCTGAAGGCTGAGGGAGCATGGGATGAGCTGTTGGATGGTTTTCAGCCTGATATTGTCATCAAAGACTGGTAGGTCTCAATGTGACCTTGTCATAGCATGAATTCATGACTTACGGTACAGTATAATGTTAATGTCAGCATCAACTTCACAACTTTGGACTGAAATGTTAGAATTCTGATGACAATAGGCAATTGAAGTACCTGCGCAACTTTATGCAACAAACTTATTGTTAGAGGGTGCCTCCTTGGGATAATCTTTTGATTCTTCATTCATAGCAactgtttttattcattattcttTTTTACTATTGACCCCTGTAGGTATGAGGAGAGCCAACTGCACGACTCCATATACCAGCTGCGGGTAAGGTTGCTGGGAGCAGACGGAGAGACAATGATCAAGGAACACACTGTGTCCCCAACAGAGGATCTTAGCAATTACTCCCACAACTGGAAAGAGGTAGAATTAATAAGATATTCGTTTTTGTTATGAAGTAgattttaataatacattaaaaaaaatagtttttatgtGTATTCGTTTGAAAGACTTCAATTGTCCTTTTCTAATGGTCCATGTGTCTGGCTACATAGGTGTCCCATGTGTTCTCTGGCTATGGTCCTGGGGTGAGGTATGTCCACTTCCTGCATAGACTGAAGAACAAGTTCATGGTGGAGTTCTTCCCTACCCTGGTCACAGGAAGTACTGTACTTGTCATGCCAAGAAAATCCAGCTAATATAGAACCTGTTGGACCACAGTGGGCACTTAGGACAGTGATATCTACAGTGGACACTTAGGACAGTGATATCCACAGTGGGCGGAGCTTCCATTGTCCATATTGTGAGTCATTGGTTGGCAAATGTTAATAATTTTTTGGGTAATTTTAATATTTCTATCATTTTTGAATATTAAAAACCTTTAAAACCAACTGTTATTCTTTTTGTGTATTTGGTATTGATATTTGGTATTTAATTAATCACAGCGAAAGTAACAGCTGCTCTTCCTGGGTTCCAAACATGAATCATTAGCcaacaaaatacatacattcaaTATATAGTGCTGCTCTGATTTCTGCTGCAATACCTTAATCTAGATGTCAGGTGTCAAACCGATTTCACTGAGTGCCTAGTAAATGCTGGTTtgtcctttaaattggttcccagttcagaccttaACAACCAGATGAGGGTAGAACCTAACCAGTTAGTGACCCATTTATTTAATGAAGTACAAGgtaagagcaaaaacctgcagacactcgacTCTCCGTAAAACCACTTCAAAACCTGTGAGCTAGGTGTATTTTCTAATTGTCCAACAGTTTCTTACATCAAGAAGGAATTTCTGTCCACTCTTTACATTACCCTTTTAACTTTGCCATGTTCTAGGGCTTTCGTGTACGGCCTGCTTCATGAACACACAGCATTTTGAtaagattgagatctgggctttgacatggccattccataaccctttATTGCTTATTTTTGAGCTATTCTTTTGTaggtttgcttgtgtgtttcggatcattgtcttgttgcaaGATTCATGTCTGGGTCAGCTTTTTTGACAAAAGTCCTCAGGTTCTCAAGAATTCTGTGTTACAATATGGAACTCATGGTTGACTAAATGATGGAAAGTTGACCAGGCCCTGAAgtagcaaagcagccccaaaccataatgccaccgcctccatgctttatggttgGTATGACAGTGTTCTCTTCaatgcagtgttttatttttgccccAAAAAATATGCAGGTGTGGTCAGTAGtgttttgatattattttttcagagcagaggcttctttcTTCTTGACCTTCAATATAGGCCAAGTTTTTGCAGTCTTTCTgtcagttgactcatgcacttcgaCATTGATTGTTGCAAGTAAGGCCTGTAGATACCTTGATGTTATCCTGGTGCAtctttaaatatttcagtttaattgtttttatgtgatttttttaaattattgtcaATGAATGTGGTCGGAATTGAAATCCGATGTGtcgaaatatgtaaaaaaaaaaaagaaaagaaaacgaCTTTCTAGGAGGTGTACTTTTTCAGGTTTGTAATGTGTTTAAAAGCATCAATactgtgaaaaatgtaatatacactgCCCAAAAAAATTTACTCAACAACTTGTTGAGAACACAATTATTTTAccatggtcaatggaaaccaaaatcaccaaccaactgagggctggattcaaacccacactggAAATCAAAGTCAACATTTGAAATcccaggctgttccaactcataatgtaactcagtagtgtttatggcccccatgtgcctgtaagCACTCcagacaatgtctgggcatgctcctgatgagatggcggatggtgtcctggagaatctcccagacctggatcagggcatcagtgagctcctggacagtctatgGCACTATTTGGTGGCCTCAGATGCTccaatacataatgtcccagaggttctcaatgggattcaggtcttgggaacgtgagggccagtctaTGGGATCAATGCCTTTGCATCTGCCCTATGACATTCATCTTTTGCCATTGACTGCAATGTACTGAGAAAAGTGTCATAAATGTGTTGTTCACAGGGTGACATTTTAAGGGTGATTATGGTCTGGCTTAGTTTTTTTCTTGGGTAGCAGGATGATGGTGATCTCCATGAAGCATGTGTAAACTACAGCCTTTGACAGGGGCAGGTTAAATAATATCTGTAGAGGCACACACCAGCTGGTTGGCACACACTTTAAAGGCACGGCCAGGGATGCCATCTGGACAGGCGGCTTTGTGAGTGTTCACTCTTTTTAGTGTCCCTCACGTCAATGTTGGAGAGGAAGAGACCCTGGTCACCAGGAGCAGCCCATGCTCATCCAGTTGGCTCAGTGTTGTCAGCCTAAAAGAAGCTAGCATGGAATGAGTTGAGGTTGTCTGGGAGGGAGGCACCAGTCGGCACCATCCGGCTTTACTGGCCTGATCTGTGAGGGTGTGTAATCCTGACTTCAAGCTTGTgccagtatttatttatttcatcctTGATGAATCTGAGCATCTTGTATTTACTCTTGTAATCGTCATGGACCGCCGGGTTGCCAGTGTACTCCATGGTGACATTGAATGCTGCATGGGGTTTAAGCAGGATCTGTGTTCCTCTTTCAGCCAAAGTCTGTTGTTTAGgatatatacacatttatttgGTGGGAACAACATCACCCACAAGACTCATGTGATGTAATTTGTAAATTCTTATTTCTAACCAAATCAACTCCATCATATTCGTCATATAAGTGCTCAGTTTTCTTCctgtttatatatacatattttctgACTGATTGTATTCCTTAAActcaaacatatacacatatacactagTATCTGATACAAATGTGCCACATAATTGTGCCTATATGTGCTACATAAATGTGCCTATAGCCTACTGTATGTATAATTTACCTACTGGTATGTGACATTAAATATGTCAACTAGTTAACCTTGACTTATCCTTGGGAATCCTGTGAAATTCCCTTAAGACCTAGATCTGCCTTACATCTATTAGCCCAAATCTAGGTATATTAATAAACCTTACCAGATCAACAGTGCCATTCTGTGTTCGTGAGTTCAAGTATAATGTGCCTGTCTCCGTCAATAATTTACATCTCCTGCTTCTGTGAGGTTGGAGTGAGAGGGCTTTCTTTAATGGTGTGAGTTTGactgacatttcattgtgtctCTGCGGGAACATGCACTCTGCTCTCAGCATTCATTAATAACGGTgtttgcatcccaaatgacaccataATGCCCTTCACAGTGCACTTATTTTGACCCGGTCAACAGTACTGCATTTTAAAAGGGAATAGGACGTCATTTGGGAGGCAGTCAGCACCTCCTGGTATACTTAACACACAGAATAGTTTACTGATATATCAGGCTGTCTGCCCTCACACACAGGTCAGACCCCCAGatcccccttcctctctgtttgTAGAATAAGGAAACTGTCCCCTATTATCTTTAAAAAGAAACACGCACCCACCTCTGTGTCAGTCTTGTTCAGAATGCTGGTTGGAAGAGGTGCAGAGTAATGCCACGCTTGTCAGTGAATGGGCCTGTGTAGCTGACATTCACAATCATTGCTAAGAATTTTCTGCTCTCACTGTTAATGCAGATTTGCTTATTGTTTGGGATTGTATGGGGAAAGATATTAGACTGAATATGAGCTAGTGGCCGCCCACACCTTCCTTCTGTCAGAACAGATTGCTGTTCCTAGAAGAGAACCCAGTGGTAGGATGttcagaaataaaatacactttCTATTAAATCATTCAGTTAATTCAGTTCTTCATACAGTTGTTCACCTTTGATGAATGAAATGTCTGTGCCATGCGGTTAACACAATACCTAACAGCAGAGGGCACTAAACTATCACGAATGGAGATACATAATTCTCTCTGTGAAACATGGGTGGCACTGTCTATCCAGGTATCAGTATGATCCTTTATATCTTCAAACGAGAAAGGACAAAGAGTTGTGACTTTCAATTTAATATATTGAACTTTCAAGATGAAATCACACAATGCTATTGTACTGACATTGAAaagtttaaaattattattgggCAACCATGTACAATGTATCATTCCATCACATATCAAAGAACAAAGCTATCTTTATAGTCCACTGATATTTTGAAATTCAGTGTCATTATTTCAAGATCATTGCCTTGATCAATCTGCTTTTATTGGATTAATGAACTGTACATGAGGCAATCTTTCAGAAATTGCATTTACAAATAACCTCTGAGCAAACTGTGGAAAAAGCAACAACAGAAATGGTTGCTAATTCTCTTAGTGGGCTATGGCTGTATGGAACAACAATAGTGACAGAGCTctgttcatttgtatttagaAATGTCTGGTCATAATCTTGTGATTTGCGGTTATAAGTACGATTTGcaaatctaaaataaatctaaataatGATGCATTATAAtgtgtcaaaatgtttatatgGCATACATGTAGTATAATATTTAAATCCATTCAGTACAATTTTCAAGCATAATTGTTTTTCATGTCCACTTATAACTATCAATATTCTGCTGTGAAACCAAAAAACCTTTGTAGATATAGTTCGCATATGCTTGGCTCTATGACACTTATCACGCTGAAGGTTTTGCAATTTAAGATGGAATATTTTACCCTGACCAATAAGTTCCCTCTGTCAATGTCACGACAAAGACAATATCATTGGCCGGATTGATTCTACAAATGTCTATTCTAACAAGAGAACAAAATTAATTAAAGTAATTTTATATTATGTCTTTGTGTGAAAAGACATAGCTAGTAGTAGTTTATGTATAATGTGAAGTATGATGCTGGCACATTTGAAACAATTGCCAGAGATTGCGTACATACAGCAGCTAAAGTTAGCTAAGTAATCTACGTGTATCTAGTGTCTGGAGTTTGGATGTTGAAATATATTGAATGTATTGTCTGTAGCTGTCTGTTTTAAGAAGTGGATAGAAATTTTTGTAGCTACTTAAAAGGGAATTTCAGCATAGCTCTCCTACTTAATGTACTTACTAACATTAGCAATGACACATTTGTGtgatgaaaatatgttctgGTTTTAAACTTCGGCACATTACTATCACAGCAACATCATTTCCGGTTAATGATTTTGTAAAAGCCTTGGATGAGAAATTAAGCTCTGTTGCTCTGTTTGTTGACCTGTTGAAAGCATAAACTGCATCTCTACTTGCCATGGCTATGCTCAGTGATAGAACCCCGTCTATGGTAGCTCACAAAGGAGTTCCACAGGGTTAAATTATGGGACCTTTATTGTTCACTCTATAAATAAAGATATCTGTAACCCTGTGCAATTGTCTTTTTTATGCTGAGGTCCTGCATCTCCATCTCTAGCACATGCTGTTACACAACTGCAGTCTGATTTCCAACAATGAACAAAATTCACATATGGATCTTTGGTTGGTGCTAAATGCAAGAAGTTGACACAGGAGTGAATTTTCATTCTCGTCCTGTCTTGTCCTGTTAATATTTTTCCCATACTGTCCTGAAGTTACATAACCTGGGAACTGTCCTCTTCCGTCCTGATAAGAAGTCACTCCTGTCCCTTCCCATGCtcgtgtttttttgtgttagaGGTGTGTGAACATCAACAGTGAGAACCCTAACTTAAAAACATCAGGTCCAGTTATCATAAAAAATAGCAAATACCAAAATAATGCAACTATACTTCAATTCTTACCCTACTAGTTTGGGAGCgtgttggttttctgttctaactCAACAGCACCCACCTgatgtcccaggtctaaataagtcacTGATTGGAGGGTAACAACGAACAAATGAAGTGGTACTGTCTTCGAGGTACAGAGCTGAGGGCTGTAGGAGAAAAGCGTAGCCTAGATGGTGTGAGTGATCAGAGGAAAAAAGGAGAAAGCAACCACTGGCCTTGTTAAGTAAAATATTGCATTTATCTCTTCTGATGACACAGCAGCTGTCTTTACTGCTTCAAACCATGAGATGATTGAACTAAGTAACTAACTAATGCTAAGGCCAAGTGAGAATGAGAATACAGACCTTTTAACTGTGTTTTTAAACCCTCCAAATTAATTCAGGTTGTTAGTAACACAGCAAGCATACTTGACTGGTTCTTCTCATTTTAACATTTAGTTCTGACATTTTAATTCCATATTAAATTGATTAGGCAGGTATCTCCTAATAATGGCCACACCAATGCTCTAATGTAAATTCTGCCTAGTGCCTCTTTGATGATGTTGTGGTTGGACGAAAAACAATTTACACTTTAATTCCAATTAATTTAggattttcttctttttgttcCAATGGAAACCTACCAAAAAAGGCCAATTTGAACATTGGGGAAATATTTCCATTTATCACATACCCcccatatacagtatgtatataagGTTTGCTATACAGTTACTTTGCCAAGTCCTAATACTGgcaaacaaatgttgttttcaaGAATAACCACTTTTTCATACGAGCAACACTAACAAAGTACCAGCATGGGATTCTTTTTAGGATCGTCCTAAGGCTAAGGAAGGAAGCCAGCATGTCAGAGCTTTAGTCACGAAACAAAAGAGCAGCTCACTGCTCACTGAGAGAACATGCGAGAGATGGCACTCACCTGGCAAGATGTCTGGAACATGGAAGGACTGCAGATCAACTTTCTGCTTTGCTTATTGTACAACGTTTTACTCAGACCGAACTTCCATACTCAGGGTTTGGCAGGGAGGTCCATCGTCACACTATGCAGAATACCAGCCAAGAAAGTTCAGGTGTTGTttaccaaattctgactcagcTGGACTTAAGCAGACAAGGAGAAAGCCAAAAGCAATCCAACAAAGCAGGTGTGCAGCGAAGGGAACAACATGAAGAAGCTGGCTGCTGACGTCAGCAGGCGGGCACAAGTGGCATCCAATAGGATTTAGTTGAAGAGGACTTAGCGGCGGCAGAGCCAAGCAGGCTGTAGGGCAGGGCTGAGTGCTAATCAAGGGGTTAGATCCAGGATGCTGCGTTTCGGGTGTAAGAGgcacatttaattaaacataacATATTAGATTTGTTTTAGTGTGTGAGGAATGTTAATGGTCTCTTAAATGCTAGCCAGCTAAGTATATTtcgaaaaacatgtttttgttagaTAGATTTATGTATACGGTTATCCAGAATTTTAACTGCGACTTTGCAACATCGTAGTAGGATCACTCACAGGTCTCAGATCTCAGGATGACGTGTGTATGCAACCTTTTTGTTGCCTAAAGTCTGATTCGCTTTATGCTACATTTAGACAGGCAGCGTAAATTCAGATACCCCCAAAAGATCACTTATTTTGTATATACTTGGGCAAAGGAACATTATTATGCTACCAATGTAAAGCATCATTGCAGACTGACTCAGATTTGTGCAATTCCTTTGTTTACATGCTACTTATTTCAATGAAGTCACACACTCTCTATAAACTCCCTGTGCATGCTGATACCAAATCCTTGGTGTTTCAGCCAACACATCACTGGGAGTTTATACTGTGgtgtaataaaatattgtttactCTGTTCGTAAGAGCTCCCCTACAAACTGATTTAGGGGTGGCCCTGCTCATGTCttcttctacaaagtactgacaACAGCAATACAGTATTTTGAATACTGGAATCAGTTACTGGTAGTGTGAATCGAATTGATATTCAGGATCTGGCACCTATGAATATGATCTGAAATGTTGCTTGAAATAGGTGACTCTGTGTGCTTTTGGTCAGGACATTTTACTTAAGACtaaatataaacatgtttttgatgCGAAGCTTCTTCCATTGTAGAATGTTTTCCTATATATTGCTTTGGTCTGCAGGAACACACCCCAGGAATGAAAAATGATACCAGCTGAGAGGGTCCTTCCTTTAACAGTATACATGCAAAGCACCGATGATAGAGTTTCAGCCTCCTGAAACAGTGAGATCATAGGTAATGATGTACATCAGTTCCCAGGCTGTAGGCCTACAGGCTAGGTTGGGGCCTGGGACAGGAGACAGCAGGGGAGTTCTGGATGAAAGGTGATGAGTAATGCTGAAGATGGCTCTATCATTAATCATAGTTTGGTCACAGTGGATGATGGTGGTGCAGTGGCAAATGAGAATAAGGACAACTTGGGGCGTGAGGAATAGTCAAAGTCTGTCTTTATGGTCCAGGGTCTACCTCCAACCAAACATGTACTGCTCAAGCATTGGTTCAAACTTTGCCGGCTACACAAATCCAATTTGTCACAATTTGAAAACAGCTATCAGGTGTGACTTTGTTGGTCAATCGAAGATGTCCATGAATTTCACTTGCAATAACCTGACATGGTACACAGAGTGGGGTAATGCTGACCCCTTGTCCTCTCAATCCTTCAGTATTTGTAGTCAGTATTTTTTGGACAGAAGTTGTAAAGCTCTTTGTATCTTTGTTTGAATCTTTGTAAGCATTTCGGGATGTAGAATGATTTTGCATTGATCAATCATACAGTTTAAAAACGCTATGTATGCGTCCATCGCCATTGATTCTAATTAAGTGTCTGTGTAATATCAACAGTGCCACTACCACTGAACGCAGGTGGACAAGTGTGATGGTCTACTTACGAGTAACAAGGTTCAATATTGTTATATGTTTTAACCCTGAAATCCTCAAAACCACCTAAAAATGTGTACTCATAAGTTATTTTGTTGCTGATGAAGGGTGTTGAGTGTGTCCATGTCATCGAAACTACTCATGAATACAGGAACTGTCGAAGCAGAGTTTCTCACACACTATCCAACTCTCTCAACTTCCTTAATCTCTGTGATCATTGATCAGATCGATCGGCCAAAAATCAATCCTCTTCCACTGCTCTTATCAGGGAAGAACTAGCAGTAATAAAAAGTTGACAGATGAGTGAGATTACTGAAGGTCTGAATGAATGATTTATCACTCTGGCAGCATTTCAATTTGGACTAGGTCCGCATGAAGCAACATTTTTCTTGTAACTTTTGCCACGCTGGATGGATTTGAACCAATTAACATTGCACTCTGCTGGACCCCTGGGCACTGCCTGCATGCCGCGACCAGAAGGTAGACCAGAAAGTAGACCGGAAGGTAGACCAGAAGGTACGCTGCTGTATGGCGAGTTTAGGTAGTTCTGATCTGGACCAGAAGTCTGAGGTGGGGAACCTGTTCCTGTGATCTGGACCAGAAGTCTGAGGTGGGGAACCTGTTCCTGTGATCTGGACCAGAAGTCTGAGGTGGGGAACCTGTTCCTGTGAAATGGACCAGAAGTCTGAGGTGGGGAACCTGTTCCTGTGAAATGGACCAGAAGTCTGAGGTGGGGAACCTGTTCCTGTGATCTGGACCAGAAGTCTGAGGTGGGGAACCTGTTCCTGTGAAATGGACCAGAAGTCTGAGGTGGGGAACCTGTTCCTGTGATCTGGACCAGAAGTCTGAGGTGGGGAACCTGTTCCTGTGATCTGGACCAGAAGTCTGAGGTGGGGAACCTGTTCCTGTGATCTAAACCAGAAGTCTGTGGATCTGAAAAGGTTTCTTTGATTGAGACCAGAATCTGTGGTTCTGAACAGTAACCAGTTGTGCTAAAACAGTGCACTAAAtggagtgccatttgggaagcagtcTAGCCCTCACCCTGCTCTGGCTCATGCCAGATATGTAATCTCTGGTTGTTTTTCAAAGACCTAATGCTCTGCACTTTCCAGGAGTTGAACCTCCAAAGCATCTGCCTCCCACCCTGTTTCTCCTAGTTACCCCAAAGTCTGGTGTGTACCGGCCTGATATACAAGCTGCCTCCGCCATGCCAGTTAGTGACACGTCTagctgtctttcttttttcactCTCGCTCTCTGCCTTTGCATGGCAGGGCTGGTAGGTGCCTGTCCATTGTCCACCCACCCTGTCACTCCTGGTTGAAAGACCAGcaggcagagaaacagacaggcagacagtgaaGCAGCAAGGCTATTTCAGCTGCCTAACCTCTCCTGGCGTGTCTTACAAGGGAAACTGCTAGGACCATTTAGCAATGGAAGGACTGGTGTTGGAATGATTAATTCTTTGGTCAGGACTGTTGTAGATGTGTTTAATCATGAAAATGTGATCAGTTACTAATCTAAAATACCAGGCTGTAGTTGACTATTCATTTCATATCCTGAATAATGAACAATATTACTACTAGGAAAGTAAATACAGGGCTCAACAGCAAAACAGAACTAAGTCTAAGcttgatttctctgtataagtaaattcaaaatacaaaataattaaataaagatgTTACCAAAACCTCAACCATTTAAAACGCTCGTCCAGCATTAGAATGGGCATTATCCCTTTTAGTTATTCAATAGATTCCATAGCTCCATTTTCATTACCCTTAGGTCAGTACTCCTTATAGTACATGTACCTTGCAGCTAGTCTTTAAAAAAATGGTAATTAGCTGATGTAGTGTACTGTAGGACATCTAGATTAATGCCTGGGCCCATGGGCTGAACCTGAGATCTTGACAATAAGTTCTCAACTGCCCTCATTTACCTTTGTCTTATAGTATAGCCTTGAGATATCCATCTTTCATATTGCGGAATCTTAtcttgaaatgacaaatactcTACTAGCTACCTGTCTTGTTGCTATTCTGTTTGGGGAAAACATGTTGCTGCAGTCAGTGAGCCATTGAAATTCCTTACTTGCCTTTTATTGGCTACGCTCTGCTGAGCGTGGCTCACATCTCTCCACCACAAGGCAACTCACATATTAGAATGTATTTATTACCTTCAAAATAGATATTTGCTTGTCGAGATTTGTGGACTCACAGTCATTTATCTCTCAGAGAAATCACTTCTGACATATTGCTTAtttatattttggcattaaaatatattcaactTTTCATAATGATGGACATCATATAATACTAGGCACTTATTATTGTGATTTAAAATTGTAGCCTTCAGTACAGTGAAACAAGAACAAGAAATAGTTTAGGATTTTGGTATTGAAGCCCTTAAT from Esox lucius isolate fEsoLuc1 chromosome 5, fEsoLuc1.pri, whole genome shotgun sequence harbors:
- the nccrp1 gene encoding F-box only protein 50, with the translated sequence MANNEWKKKCETEWDLKGISLPDSVDWKFVYEAKPFGRNLLKNPAPHGVSHNSPPPEPELTGYPPTGPPRSEPEGDFSGWITSRESLGYDASGVPPGVAVCHLPNYSWFTLEQKVDLKAEGAWDELLDGFQPDIVIKDWYEESQLHDSIYQLRVRLLGADGETMIKEHTVSPTEDLSNYSHNWKEVSHVFSGYGPGVRYVHFLHRLKNKFMVEFFPTLVTGSTVLVMPRKSS